In Humidesulfovibrio mexicanus, a single genomic region encodes these proteins:
- a CDS encoding DUF6044 family protein — translation MTSASHDQGARPRPYRDILLFLGLAAALCIDQIMLGPYAAVSFFDTIEIHFPMYRLLGTLTLEHGLFSWNPLLCGGLPSFASQHPPYAPPALLATVMPLWILSLAWNLLRAFVAGYGMHRMLEGFLGLDKRAAILGGALFAVACQSGLVLAVMSYSLPLLCAWTRDLAGGGQSRAIRWLKAAGLLFLSSLSYPVLSLPYAPVLHLALVLLFRRDDPFLRRHVALVFLLWTAYVLLFMPNLLELYNFVPYVHRGYATPYDGPTQALLQTLRLVFNAFRNNAYLPLLVFALPTMLASKRLRPVFAFAVLPVVVFNPLMPGTQLLHLLEGSFILKMDLSNIRFFSEMTLILGFSAAFDDMLRSGKRPDWRWGLVAAASAFASGRVQDGITGLFLLGAFWGGLLALASASRAARSRPSPAACWMLFVFCLCGWTMMTRQQFLLQTQSMPYSRIFENHPQLAEIAKEQRQTPFRVACLDFQPVVALGNGLDTLGQKGPLFNKHYKHYAKLVILPQLERLDQVEWYDSFWHHIYFGRTEDRAPFVTRVTLTPRQPRSIADFNLPLLLAMNVRYILSTSPVEGLEAHSDQHLFLPGRSLPLAPSGSQLDAEYSLPLHVYRLQGSFERGYLVRQSQTFTSDEDLAAVLAGQDTPSLRDVVFISGPASATGMASAAMPFAGEQAGPGQIALVEHGPDRLVFKGDISEPCSLVVTNNYHPNWTARINGSRVPVQRANLSFQAIAIPTTGPVTIELDYAAPLLRWAHAATGLGILLFLLLAAWRQANDGQKPPSGTASNCACVSPSRILTGAMLSGVVWTAAYLLFVFGRNVGKSDRPLVYLLCTTPLLALALGAWACSLNRFLSRNPNMAAAAPERVDSAQETNRA, via the coding sequence CCATTTCCCCATGTACCGGCTTCTGGGAACCCTGACCCTGGAGCACGGGCTTTTCTCCTGGAATCCCTTACTGTGCGGGGGGCTGCCCTCCTTCGCCTCGCAGCATCCTCCCTATGCGCCTCCAGCGCTTTTGGCCACCGTCATGCCCTTGTGGATTCTTTCCCTGGCCTGGAACCTGCTGCGGGCTTTCGTCGCGGGATATGGAATGCACAGAATGCTGGAAGGCTTCCTGGGCCTGGACAAACGGGCGGCGATCCTGGGCGGGGCGCTGTTCGCCGTGGCCTGTCAGTCGGGTCTGGTGCTCGCGGTCATGAGCTACTCCCTGCCGCTTCTGTGCGCCTGGACGCGGGATCTTGCAGGCGGCGGGCAGAGCCGCGCCATCCGCTGGCTCAAGGCGGCAGGATTGCTGTTCCTGAGCTCCCTCTCCTATCCGGTGCTCTCGCTGCCGTACGCTCCTGTGCTGCACCTTGCCCTGGTGTTGCTCTTCCGTCGGGACGATCCCTTCCTGCGCCGACACGTGGCCCTGGTATTCCTGTTGTGGACGGCCTACGTTCTGCTCTTTATGCCGAACCTGCTGGAGCTGTACAACTTCGTCCCCTACGTCCACCGGGGCTATGCGACCCCTTACGATGGCCCGACCCAGGCGCTGCTTCAGACGCTCCGCCTGGTGTTCAACGCCTTCCGCAACAATGCATACCTGCCGCTGCTCGTATTCGCCCTGCCGACGATGCTCGCCAGCAAACGCCTCAGGCCGGTGTTCGCCTTCGCAGTGTTGCCCGTGGTCGTGTTCAACCCCCTCATGCCCGGCACCCAGTTGCTGCACCTGCTGGAAGGCTCATTCATCTTGAAGATGGACCTTTCCAACATCCGTTTCTTCTCGGAGATGACCCTTATTCTCGGCTTCAGTGCGGCCTTCGACGACATGCTGCGCTCAGGAAAGCGGCCAGATTGGCGGTGGGGGCTTGTCGCCGCAGCCTCCGCCTTCGCCAGCGGCCGCGTACAAGACGGGATAACCGGACTCTTTCTGCTCGGCGCGTTCTGGGGCGGACTACTGGCCCTTGCCTCGGCCTCCCGTGCGGCCCGGTCCCGGCCGTCCCCGGCCGCGTGCTGGATGCTGTTCGTCTTCTGCCTCTGCGGCTGGACCATGATGACCCGCCAGCAGTTCCTGCTCCAAACGCAATCCATGCCCTATTCCCGCATCTTCGAAAACCACCCGCAGCTTGCGGAGATCGCCAAGGAACAGCGGCAGACTCCCTTCCGGGTGGCGTGTCTGGACTTTCAGCCTGTGGTGGCCCTGGGCAACGGCCTGGACACGCTGGGCCAAAAGGGGCCCCTGTTCAACAAGCACTACAAGCACTACGCCAAGCTGGTCATCCTGCCACAGTTGGAACGCCTGGACCAGGTGGAATGGTACGACAGCTTTTGGCACCACATCTACTTTGGCCGCACCGAAGACCGCGCACCGTTTGTCACACGGGTGACCCTTACTCCGCGGCAGCCGCGCAGCATTGCGGATTTCAATCTGCCGCTGCTTCTGGCCATGAACGTGCGCTACATCCTCTCCACCTCGCCAGTGGAAGGACTGGAGGCGCACAGCGACCAGCACCTGTTCCTGCCCGGCCGCAGCCTGCCCCTGGCTCCTTCCGGCAGCCAGTTGGATGCGGAGTACTCGCTTCCGCTGCATGTGTATCGGTTGCAGGGCTCCTTCGAGCGCGGCTACCTGGTGCGCCAGTCCCAAACCTTCACCTCGGATGAAGACCTGGCGGCGGTTCTGGCGGGTCAGGACACGCCCAGCCTGCGCGATGTCGTGTTCATAAGCGGCCCAGCTTCGGCCACCGGCATGGCGAGCGCAGCAATGCCCTTTGCCGGGGAACAGGCAGGGCCGGGACAGATCGCCCTGGTGGAGCACGGCCCGGACCGGCTTGTGTTCAAGGGCGACATTTCCGAACCATGCAGCCTCGTGGTCACCAACAACTACCACCCAAACTGGACAGCCCGCATCAACGGCAGCCGTGTGCCGGTTCAGCGGGCCAATCTGAGCTTCCAGGCCATCGCCATCCCCACGACCGGGCCGGTGACCATCGAATTGGACTATGCCGCCCCGCTGCTGCGCTGGGCACACGCCGCCACGGGCCTGGGGATTCTCCTGTTTCTGCTGCTCGCGGCATGGAGACAAGCCAATGACGGACAAAAGCCCCCTTCAGGAACCGCCAGCAACTGCGCCTGCGTTTCGCCCTCCAGAATCCTGACCGGCGCCATGCTCTCCGGCGTGGTCTGGACTGCCGCGTATCTCCTTTTCGTCTTTGGGAGAAACGTCGGCAAGAGCGACAGACCCCTGGTGTACCTGCTGTGCACCACGCCTCTTTTGGCGCTCGCGCTGGGAGCCTGGGCCTGCAGCCTCAACCGCTTCCTGAGCCGCAATCCGAACATGGCCGCAGCAGCTCCGGAACGGGTCGACTCGGCACAGGAGACGAATAGGGCGTAG
- the phoU gene encoding phosphate signaling complex protein PhoU — MQQRSHFTQKLSELRMRLIRMAALSEQAVQHACRAYLEHDTDLAESVVMNDMNINDMEDQIDAFNLELLALDQPMACDLRLIIGSMRITMNLERVGDEAVNLAHRTLFLSTRHSLPDNPRMAQLCAHVQDMLQKAVRALVDEDTALAEGICAMDHRADELSLKVLKEAINTMVDETRIVERSVHVIMASRHLERIGDLATNIAEAVVFIKEGQNLKHRCRG; from the coding sequence ATGCAGCAACGCAGCCATTTCACTCAAAAGCTCTCCGAACTGCGGATGCGGCTCATCCGCATGGCCGCCCTCTCCGAACAGGCCGTGCAGCACGCCTGCCGCGCCTATTTGGAGCACGACACCGACCTGGCTGAAAGCGTCGTCATGAACGACATGAACATCAACGACATGGAAGACCAGATCGACGCCTTCAACCTGGAGCTGCTCGCCCTGGACCAGCCCATGGCCTGCGACTTGCGCCTGATCATCGGCTCCATGCGCATCACCATGAACCTGGAACGCGTAGGCGACGAGGCCGTCAATCTGGCCCACCGCACCCTGTTCCTTTCCACGCGCCATTCCCTGCCGGACAATCCGCGCATGGCCCAGCTGTGCGCCCATGTGCAGGACATGCTGCAAAAGGCCGTGCGCGCCCTTGTGGATGAGGATACCGCGCTGGCCGAAGGCATTTGCGCCATGGACCACCGCGCCGACGAGCTGTCCCTCAAGGTGCTCAAGGAAGCCATCAACACCATGGTGGACGAGACCCGCATCGTGGAGCGCAGCGTGCACGTCATCATGGCCTCGCGCCACCTGGAACGCATCGGGGACCTGGCCACCAACATCGCCGAGGCCGTGGTCTTCATCAAGGAAGGGCAGAACCTTAAGCACCGCTGCCGGGGCTGA
- the pstB gene encoding phosphate ABC transporter ATP-binding protein PstB, translated as MPDIKITSQSLDFYYGDFHALHQVSLDFEKHHVTALIGPSGCGKSTFLRCINRMNDLIPGTRVTGLLALDGEDIHAPGVDVVALRRRIGMVFQKPNPFPKTIYENVAYGLRVNGISDKRVLDQGVESSLRGAALWDEVKDRLETSALGLSGGQQQRLCIARALAVRPEVLLMDEPASALDPIATQKIEDLIHELKRDLTIIIVTHSMQQAARVSDRTAFFYLGTLIEEGDTRTIFTKPRNRQTEDYITGRFG; from the coding sequence ATGCCCGACATCAAAATCACGTCGCAATCCCTGGATTTCTATTACGGCGATTTCCACGCCCTGCATCAGGTGAGCCTGGATTTCGAAAAGCATCACGTCACCGCCCTCATCGGGCCCTCCGGTTGCGGCAAGAGCACCTTTCTGCGCTGCATCAACCGCATGAACGACCTCATCCCCGGCACGCGCGTCACCGGGCTTCTCGCCCTCGACGGCGAGGACATCCACGCCCCCGGAGTGGACGTGGTCGCCCTCAGGCGGCGCATTGGAATGGTCTTTCAGAAGCCCAATCCCTTTCCCAAGACCATTTATGAGAACGTGGCCTATGGGCTTCGCGTCAATGGAATAAGCGACAAGCGCGTGCTCGACCAGGGGGTGGAGTCCTCCCTGCGCGGTGCGGCGCTTTGGGACGAGGTCAAGGACCGTCTGGAAACCTCGGCCCTGGGCCTCTCCGGCGGCCAGCAGCAGCGTCTGTGCATCGCCCGCGCCCTGGCCGTGCGGCCGGAGGTGCTGCTCATGGACGAGCCCGCAAGCGCGCTGGACCCCATCGCCACCCAGAAGATCGAGGACTTGATCCACGAGCTCAAGCGCGACCTGACCATCATCATCGTCACCCACAGCATGCAGCAGGCCGCGCGCGTTTCCGACCGCACCGCCTTCTTCTACCTGGGAACCCTCATTGAGGAAGGCGACACGCGCACCATCTTCACCAAACCGCGCAACCGCCAGACCGAAGACTACATCACCGGCCGTTTCGGCTAG